From a single Brassica napus cultivar Da-Ae chromosome C9, Da-Ae, whole genome shotgun sequence genomic region:
- the LOC106395990 gene encoding S-protein homolog 5-like, whose amino-acid sequence MAFSKNHSFLFMLFPILLILVTMSFASAGLLPFSAKHVVIINKLVTRATLIVHCTNKEEDKGVISLGPGDSFDFRFRVNLLKTTVYTCSFAWPGNTATFDIFRADRDDNPRSKVGVCSECIWSIYEPAPCRDRRDGGQPNCFQWAS is encoded by the coding sequence atggCTTTCTCAAAGAATCATAGCTTTCTTTTCATGTTATTCCCAATTCTATTGATTCTTGTGACGATGTCATTTGCTTCTGCGGGGCTTTTACCTTTCTCTGCAAAACATGTTGTGATTATAAATAAACTTGTAACACGTGCAACATTAATTGTGCACTGTACAAACAAAGAGGAAGATAAGGGAGTGATTTCACTCGGACCCGGAGATAGCTTTGATTTTAGATTTCGTGTTAATCTTCTTAAAACAACAGTATACACTTGTAGTTTTGCTTGGCCTGGCAACACAGCaacatttgatatttttagaGCTGATAGAGATGATAATCCGAGAAGCAAAGTTGGAGTTTGCAGCGAATGTATTTGGAGCATCTATGAACCAGCACCATGTAGAGATAGACGTGATGGAGGTCAACCTAACTGTTTCCAATGGGCTTCTTGA